From a single Plasmodium yoelii strain 17X genome assembly, chromosome: 9 genomic region:
- a CDS encoding palmitoyltransferase DHHC9, putative: MNNYFSFIIVTSLSVFLYICYLYCLQNDHLNNYSKFLRIFLALISAPLFVLYYWAFVKCSACNPGYVDDIWEINAEENNIQIENRKIRNYTPNKYTICDKCNYLVRPERAHHCRTCQRCVLKMDHHCPWIGTCVGEKNLKFFFLFLIYGLFISLFVNITIMPQFVKSIYETDEAKESYKMHHAAIFISVSATTTLALALIFMVFRYIYFISHNITTIESSYADKNPYDIGTYSNWKEVFGNFQWKWFFPFNPDNLYITNYLYPLNDIYMNINNIDINDTLLSNHNFNLKEDD; encoded by the exons atgaataattatttctcttttattattgtaaCATCTCTTAGtgtttttctttatatatgcTATCTAT ATTGTTTGCAAAATGATCATTTAAATAACTACAGTAAATTTCTTAGAATATTCTTAGCACTAATAAGTGCTCCACTTTTTGTTCTCTATTATTGGGCGTTCGTAAAATGTTCTGCGTGTAATCCAGGATATGTTGATGACATATGGGAAA TAAATGcggaagaaaataatatacaaatagAAAACCGAAAAATAAGAAATTATACACCcaataaatatacaatatGCGATAAATGTAATTATTTAGTTAGACCCGAGAGAGCTCACCATTGCAGG ACATGCCAACGGTGCGTATTAAAGATGGATCACCATTGTCCATGGATAGGGACGTGCGTTGGAGAAAAAAatctaaaatttttttttcttttcttaaTATAtggattatttatatcattatttgttaatataacCATCATGCCACAATTTGTAAAATCTATTTATGAAACTGATGAAGCTAAG gAATCATACAAGATGCATCATGCAGCGATTTTTATTA gTGTATCTGCTACCACAACGCTAGCGTTAGCTCTAATTTTT aTGGTTTTTcggtacatatattttatatcgCATAACATCACAACCATTGAGTCTTCTTATGCTGATAAG AATCCCTATGACATTGGCACTTATAGCAACTGGAAAGAA GTGTTTGGAAATTTTCAATGGAAATGGTTTTTCCCGTTCAATCCGGACAATTTGTACATAACAa ATTATTTGTACCCCCTAAACGacatatatatgaacattaataatattgatatCAATGACACACTTTTATCTAATCACAATTTTAATTTGAAAGAAGACGATTGA